A stretch of the Sulfurospirillum sp. UCH001 genome encodes the following:
- a CDS encoding histidine phosphatase family protein, giving the protein MKKIYLIRHAKSSWKDETLSDFERPLNGRGKRDVVFMGKRLKMFHVMPDLIYTSPAKRALKTAKEIAKEIDCEKKRIISSDALYEGSYESYLDLIHQTDNKHSSIFIIAHNPAITEVGERLSGAILSNIPTCAIVCISFDVSHFKEITEESGHILFFDYPKKHLKDKED; this is encoded by the coding sequence ATGAAAAAGATTTATTTAATCAGACATGCAAAATCAAGCTGGAAAGATGAAACACTCAGTGATTTTGAACGACCACTGAATGGTCGTGGAAAACGCGATGTTGTCTTTATGGGAAAACGTTTAAAAATGTTTCATGTTATGCCTGATCTTATCTATACAAGCCCTGCAAAACGTGCTCTTAAAACAGCTAAAGAGATCGCGAAAGAGATAGATTGTGAGAAAAAACGCATCATTAGCTCAGATGCACTCTATGAAGGCTCATACGAAAGCTATCTAGATCTTATTCATCAAACAGACAATAAACACTCATCTATCTTCATCATTGCACACAACCCTGCTATTACAGAAGTTGGTGAACGTCTAAGTGGTGCCATTTTGAGTAACATTCCTACGTGCGCTATTGTGTGTATTAGCTTTGACGTCTCACATTTTAAAGAGATTACAGAAGAGAGCGGACATATTCTCTTTTTTGACTACCCCAAAAAACATCTCAAAGATAAAGAAGATTAA